The Leptospirales bacterium genome includes a region encoding these proteins:
- a CDS encoding NAD(P) transhydrogenase subunit alpha produces MEMTVIMAIAIFVISIFLGVELISKVPPTLHTPLMSGSNAISGITVVGAILSAGSRSGGAEVLLGYDWNTILGFLAMVFATINVIGGYWVTERMLRMFKRK; encoded by the coding sequence ATGGAAATGACTGTGATTATGGCGATCGCGATCTTCGTGATCTCGATCTTCCTCGGCGTTGAACTGATCTCAAAAGTTCCGCCGACCTTGCACACCCCGTTGATGTCGGGATCCAACGCAATTTCTGGCATCACGGTGGTCGGAGCGATCTTGAGCGCTGGCAGCCGTTCTGGCGGCGCTGAGGTTTTGCTTGGCTACGATTGGAATACAATTCTCGGCTTCCTGGCCATGGTATTCGCAACGATCAATGTGATCGGCGGCTACTGGGTGACGGAGCGCATGCTGCGCATGTTCAAGCGGAAATAG